The Drosophila subobscura isolate 14011-0131.10 chromosome A, UCBerk_Dsub_1.0, whole genome shotgun sequence genome includes the window TGAAGGAGAAACCCATAAAGAATTACTAAAAGTTCTGAAAGCAGCTGACATGGATGAGATTGGTGGGGAAGAGCATCTAAAGCAAAAGCATATGGGAAAGCCAACTGCTGATATAGAAAACAGTTGCCCAGAGAAGGCTGACCTCGATCAAGAACTGATTGAGACTGAGAAGGAGAACCATGAGGAGGAAAACCCCGAAAAAGATTTATTGATTCGCAATGGGAGGCTCGGCATTCTGGAATTGATCAACGAAAATGAGGTAACTTTGAACTCGGCGACCTCTTTCCTACATAACTTGCTTGAACAGACACAGGGAACTGCGCCGGACCATGCACAATTTTTCCTAAAAGAGATACTCGAAGAGCAGAAAACCAACTCGGACCAAGAAGATGACTTAATCGAGGCGATGCCAATGGGAGAAGACGACGCCACAAAAAAGTGGATTAAAGAGTACAAAGAAAAGAATCCGATGACCATCTTGAGCGATGAGGATTTGGACCATTTGGCCAACGGAGAGTCCATTTTTCTGGAGATGACACACGACCAGATGCAGCAATACAACGCCGAGCAAGACCTTAGATTGGAAATGTACCTATTTCTGTGCAACGGCTTTGTCAATGGTCTCTTAATGGCAGTTGGTTGCCTCATGGTCGGCACCACTCTAGATTATTTGTTTCGTTAGGCACCAGCCCCTGCCGACAGGGGAACAATAATTACAAATGGATAAACATAGATgcaaaattcaacaacaaaatgtaacatCATTTTAGGCAGTTACAAAATTTCTAATTTGTAAAGAATTCTTTTA containing:
- the LOC117903467 gene encoding uncharacterized protein LOC117903467: MDEIGGEEHLKQKHMGKPTADIENSCPEKADLDQELIETEKENHEEENPEKDLLIRNGRLGILELINENEVTLNSATSFLHNLLEQTQGTAPDHAQFFLKEILEEQKTNSDQEDDLIEAMPMGEDDATKKWIKEYKEKNPMTILSDEDLDHLANGESIFLEMTHDQMQQYNAEQDLRLEMYLFLCNGFVNGLLMAVGCLMVGTTLDYLFR